The Methanoculleus caldifontis genome includes the window GTCCGGATGCCCTTGCCGCCGTCGGGTTCATCACCCCGATCTTTCTGATCTTCATCGGTCTTGGGAGCGGGCTTGGGGCCGGCGTCACCTCGGCCGCCTCCCGCCGCATCGGGGCCGGGGATAAGGCAGGGGCGGACAGCGTAGCCATGCACGGCATCGTCATCGTGCTCGCCCTCTCGGCCGTCGTCACCCCCGCCCTCCTCTTCTTCATCGAGCCGCTCGTCCTCGCCCTGGGGGCCGGGGAGACCGCGGCCTACGCCGTCGAGTACGGCAGCATCATCTTCGCCGGGACCGTATTCCTCCTCTTCGCCGATATCCTCTACGCCGTCTTCACGGCCGAAGGGAACACCCGGAGGACGATGTACGCCGTCGCCGCCTCCGCGGTCCTCAACATCGTCCTCGATCCCATCCTCATCTACGGCGCGGGCATGGGCATCGCCGGTGCCGCCTGGGCTACTCTCATATCGATGGGTGCCGTCTGCGCTCTCCTCCTCTCCTGGTTCCTGGTCCGGAAGGACACGTATATTGCCATCGATTGGAGGCGCTTCATCCCGGAGTGGCGCACGACGGTCGATATCCTTGCCGTCGGCATCCCCACCAGCCTTGAGTTCGTGCTGATGTCGGCCGCCACGATCGCGATCAATGCGATCCTCGTCCACGTTGCCGGGCCGGATGCCGTCGCCGTGTACACCGGCGGGTGGCGGATCGTCTTCTTCGCCCTTATCCCCTTCATCGCGATGTCCATCGCCGTCGTCTCGGTGGCGGGCGCGGCTTACGGGGGCAGGAAGCACGAGAAACTCCTGGTTGCTCACTCCTTCGCGGTCAGGGCGGGCATCCTCATCGGTCTCTCTCTCTCCCTCGCCACCTGGTTCTTCGCGCCCGCGATCTCCTGGATCTTCGCCTACTCGGCCGACAGCGCACACCTTGCGGGCAGTATTACCGCCTTCCTGATGACGATGTGTTTCTTCTATCCCTTCGTCTCGCCGGGCATGATCTCCGCCGGGGTCTTTGAGGGGACCGGGAGGGGGCTCTTTGCCCTGGCACTTGAATTCTTCAGGAACCTCGTCGCCACCGTGGCCATCGTGTACTTCTTTGCGATCGTCCTTGACCTCGGTGAGGCCGGGGTCTGGTGGGGGATCGTCGTCGGCAACATTCTCGGCGGGATCGTCGGATACGGCTGGGCCCGACTCTACATCGCCCGTCTCATCGCCGTGA containing:
- a CDS encoding MATE family efflux transporter produces the protein MSEITPLTSDPQSTERKDAITEGVAVLTGDPKRAVLKIAVPIMVAMLFQAVYNLADAVWVAGLGPDALAAVGFITPIFLIFIGLGSGLGAGVTSAASRRIGAGDKAGADSVAMHGIVIVLALSAVVTPALLFFIEPLVLALGAGETAAYAVEYGSIIFAGTVFLLFADILYAVFTAEGNTRRTMYAVAASAVLNIVLDPILIYGAGMGIAGAAWATLISMGAVCALLLSWFLVRKDTYIAIDWRRFIPEWRTTVDILAVGIPTSLEFVLMSAATIAINAILVHVAGPDAVAVYTGGWRIVFFALIPFIAMSIAVVSVAGAAYGGRKHEKLLVAHSFAVRAGILIGLSLSLATWFFAPAISWIFAYSADSAHLAGSITAFLMTMCFFYPFVSPGMISAGVFEGTGRGLFALALEFFRNLVATVAIVYFFAIVLDLGEAGVWWGIVVGNILGGIVGYGWARLYIARLIAVSRKATAAAA